The Arachis ipaensis cultivar K30076 chromosome B07, Araip1.1, whole genome shotgun sequence genome includes a window with the following:
- the LOC107609861 gene encoding uncharacterized protein LOC107609861: MDTSNNIVAIVYFDGSISTATNEGVTFICDEPTFFTISQTMSFVELNAGLCQDINGGSKREVVKIKYRCPISIVNGNIKYQAVKISSDNDMRLLCMTYRQFQPHITVIELYVEFEDVAKANDDGAGPSSCPVKEQCDEEVPTPCPANQQCNETVLRSCSANKQCDETVPCLSPANHQCDETVPSSYPQLEEVKPSPFPIRGTECEINNSESDTFLEQEHRSGGNGADDTDGCEDEENVPNRVAIEHPFEPVPFMRTLDLEAMHAPEFPQYVNVSKNYAANGELCVGMLFKNKEGVVQAIKNYSLSKSVDYKVHESEPATFYCKCKYFGSGCKWLVRVSFIKNKDVWEIRRYNGPHTCNLEMASQDHTKLDSDMIAQHIGPMVRDDPSFNVNHVISEIQSWYGYTTTYRKAYLAKQKAIENIYGSWEGSFEILPKWLEALSLIVHGSIVELETLPAYHGTELLPNVRLFHRLFWTFGPCIKAFEHCKPIVQVDGTHLHGKYEGTLLVAVAQDGNKSLLPIAFAIVDDETVDAWYFFLYNLRKHVVMKDGVTIISDDHESIKTAIKRCHDMWAPPKAFHMYCIRHIASNFLRKFEKPYLHRLVVSIGYSRTEREYNYHYKQMRQHGDAYIKWLDEIPREKWVQAFDGGHRYGHMTTNLVECISSVLKGVRNLPIAALVRATYLRLCELFASKSREVYARKDTGNVFSEMLMTRLQENQLAAESVLVTTFVSENEIFYVQEPSSKEELKVDLRHGYCDCGDFQTDRYPCPHVIACCSNQNINWEVYVNDIYRIDKVCKVYEKEFEVVGHQNTWPVYNGPRIQPNSLSKRNMKGRPKSTSFLNEMDEREIHQLKRRRREGLRGKRVRRRVKSSLQL, translated from the exons aTGGATACTAGCAACAATATTGTTGCTATTGTGTATTTTGATGGTTCCATTAGTACAGCCACAAATGAAGGTGTGACATTTATATGTGATGAACCAACATTTTTCACAATTTCCCAAACCATGTCCTTCGTGGAACTAAACGCTGGTCTTTGTCAAGATATAAATGGCGGCAGTAAAAGGGAAGTGGTGAAAATAAAATACAGGTGTCCAATATCAATTGTTAATGGAAATATAAAATATCAAGCAGTTAAAATAAGCAGTGACAATGATATGAGACTACTGTGTATGACATATAGACAGTTTCAACCACACATTACTGTCATTGAGCTATATGTAGAGTTTGAAGATGTTGCTAAAGCCAATGACGATGGAGCTGGTCCCAGTTCATGTCCGGTCAAAGAGCAGTGCGATGAAGAAGTTCCGACACCATGTCCAGCTAATCAGCAGTGCAATGAAACAGTTTTGAGATCATGTTCAGCTAACAAGCAGTGCGATGAAACAGTTCCGTGTTTATCTCCAGCTAACCATCAGTGTGATGAAACAGTTCCTAGTTCATATCCA CAACTTGAAGAAGTTAAGCCAAGCCCATTTCCAATAAGAGGTACAGAGTGTGAAATTAACAATAGTGAAAGTGATACTTTCTTAGAACAAGAACATAGAAGTGGTGGCAATGGTGCAGATGATACTGATGGTTGTGAAGATGAGGAGAATGTACCAAATAGAGTGGCTATTGAGCATCCATTCGAGCCTGTACCATTCATGCGTACTTTAGATCTTGAAGCTATGCATGCCCCTGAGTTTCCACAGTATGTAAATGTGAGTAAGAATTATGCTGCAAATGGTGAATTGTGTGTTGGAATGCTATTCAAGAATAAAGAGGGTGTAGTACAAGCAATTAAAAATTACAGTTTATCTAAATCAGTGGATTACAAAGTTCACGAGTCAGAACCAGCAACTTTTTATTGCAAGTGCAAGTACTTTGGTTCAGGGTGCAAATGGCTTGTTAGGGTCAGTTTCATAAAGAATAAGGATGTTTGGGAAATCAGGAGATACAATGGACCACACACCTGTAACTTGGAGATGGCCTCTCAAGACCATACAAAGTTGGATTCTGACATGATTGCACAACATATAGGGCCTATGGTCCGAGATGATCCATCTTTCAATGTAAATCATGTGATTTCAGAGATTCAATCTTGGTATGGATACACAACAACATACCGTAAAGCATATCTGGCAAAACAAAAGGCAATTGAAAATATTTATGGTAGTTGGGAGGGCTCATTTGAAATTCTGCCGAAATGGTTGGAAGCATTGTCTCTTATTGTTCACGGTTCAATTGTTGAACTTGAAACACTACCAGCCTACCATGGCACTGAGCTGTTGCCGAATGTTCGATTATTCCATCGATTGTTTTGGACATTTGGGCCTTGCATTAAAGCGTTTGAACATTGCAAACCAATAGTCCAGGTAGATGGGACACATTTGCATGGAAAATATGAAGGGACTTTATTGGTTGCAGTTGCACAAGATGGCAATAAAAGTCTATTGCCAATCGCTTTTGCAATTGTTGATGATGAGACCGTAGATGCATGGTATTTTTTTCTATATAACCTACGTAAGCATGTAGTGATGAAGGATGGGGTTACCATCATTTCTGATGACCACGAGTCAATTAAAACAGCAATAAaacgatgccatgatatgtgggCACCACCGAAAGCATTTCACATGTATTGCATTCGACACATAGCTTCTAATTTCTTGAGGAAATTTGAGAAGCCCTACTTGCATCGACTTGTTGTGAGCATAG GGTATTCAAGGACTGAGCGTGAATATAATTACCACTACAAGCAAATGCGTCAACATGGCGATGCATATATCAAGTGGCTTGATGAAATTCCACGAGAAAAGTGGGTTCAAGCCTTTGATGGTGGACACCGATATGGACATATGACGACGAATCTTGTTGAATGTATAAGTTCTGTGTTAAAAGGGGTTCGTAATCTTCCCATTGCAGCCTTGGTTAGAGCAACATACCTTCGGTTGTGTGAGTTGTTTGCTTCCAAAAGTAGAGAGGTATATGCCCGAAAAGATACGGGAAACGTTTTCTCAGAAATGCTCATGACACGCCTACAAGAAAACCAGCTTGCAGCTGAAAGTGTACTTGTTACTACATTTGTAAGTGAAAATGAGATATTTTATGTTCAAGAACCATCAAGCAAGGAAGAACTAAAAGTTGATTTAAGGCATGGATACTGTGACTGTGGTGATTTTCAAACTGATCGATATCCATGCCCTCATGTAATTGCGTGCTGCTCCAATCAAAACATCAATTGGGAAGTTTATGTTAATGATATTTATAGGATTGATAAAGTTTGCAAGGTGTATGAGAAAGAGTTTGAGGTGGTGGGGCATCAAAATACATGGCCAGTATATAATGGCCCAAGAATTCAGCCGAACTCCTTGTCAAAGCGCAATATGAAAGGTCGGCCCAAATCAACTAGTTTTCTAAACGAAATGGATGAGCGTGAAATACACCAACTCAAGCGTCGCCGTCGTGAAGGACTTAGAGGCAAACGAGTTCGACGCAGAGTTAAGTCAAGTTTGCAGTTATGA
- the LOC107609221 gene encoding zinc finger protein CONSTANS-LIKE 9, which translates to MGYLCDFCGEQRSLVYCRSDAASLCLSCDRNVHSANALSKRHSRTLVCERCNSQPAFIRCAEEKISLCQNCDWLGHGTTASTSGHKRQTINLYSGCPSAAEFSSIWSFFSDIPAMGETCEQELGLMSISENSEKSAWVPPENQNASSSAQATNLPGKDKSWVGTSTMPESSSEPRIMDQPPGPSNACVPKLYCPVKTTPALCEDDDNLYDDFNMDEVDLDLENYEELFGVALSHSEELFENGGIDSLFGTKEMSASAGDSNCQGAVAAEGSTGLINATQPACSNAASADSMMSTKTEPIICFTGRQSQSNISFSGATKDGGGGGGGDYQDCGASSMLLMGEPPWCPPCPESSMQSANRSTAVMRYKEKKKTRKFEKRVRYASRKARADVRRRVKGRFVKAGDIYDYDPMSQTRSY; encoded by the exons ATGGGTTATTTATGTGACTTTTGTGGAGAGCAAAGGTCCTTGGTATACTGCCGCTCAGATGCTGCATCCTTATGTTTGTCGTGCGATCGGAATGTTCATTCTGCTAATGCCCTTTCTAAGCGCCATTCCAGAACCCTTGTATGTGAGAGATGTAACTCACAACCTGCTTTTATAAGATGTGCTGAGGAGAAAATTTCACTCTGTCAGAACTGTGACTGGCTCGGTCATGGTACCACTGCGTCTACTTCGGGGCATAAGAGGCAAACAATCAATTTATATTCTGGCTGCCCTTCAGCTGCAGAATTTTCTTCAATATGGTCCTTTTTCTCAGATATACCTGCTATGGGTGAAACATGTGAGCAGGAACTTGGTTTAATGAGCATTAGTGAGAACAGTGAAAAGAGTGCTTGGGTTCCTCCAGAAAACCAGAATGCTTCTAGTTCTGCTCAAGCGACCAATCTACCCGGCAAGGATAAATCTTGGGTTGGCACATCTACAATGCCTGAGTCAAGCTCAGAACCTCGTATCATGGACCAGCCACCTGGACCTTCCAATGCATGCGTGCCTAAG TTATATTGTCCTGTGAAAACAACTCCTGCACTCTGTGAAGATGATGATAATCTATATGACGATTTCAACATGGATGAAGTGGATCTGGATCTTGAGAACTATGAGGAACTTTTTGGTGTGGCTctcagtcattctgaagagctttttGAAAATGGTGGAATTGATAGCTTATTTGGGACAAAGGAAATGTCTGCCAGTGCTGGGGACTCCAATTGTCAGGGCGCGGTTGCTGCTGAG GGCTCAACTGGATTAATCAATGCAACACAACCAGCATGCAGCAATGCTGCATCTGCAGATTCAATGATGAGCACTAAAACTGAACCAATTATTTGTTTTACTGGAAGGCAATCCCAATCGAACATTTCTTTTTCTGGTGCAACTaaagatggtggtggtggtggtggtggtgactaTCAAGACTGTGGGGCTTCTTCAATGCTTCTCATGGGAGAACCTCCCTGGTGTCCTCCTTGCCCTGAGAGCTCTATGCAATCTGCTAACCGCAGCACCGCTGTCATGCGTtataaggaaaagaaaaagacacGAAA GTTTGAAAAGCGAGTAAGGTATGCCTCTCGTAAGGCTAGGGCTGATGTCAGAAGGCGCGTGAAGGGCCGGTTTGTCAAAGCCGGTGATATTTATGACTATGACCCGATGAGCCAAACCAGAAGTTACTGA